In Castanea sativa cultivar Marrone di Chiusa Pesio chromosome 6, ASM4071231v1, a single window of DNA contains:
- the LOC142639136 gene encoding staphylococcal-like nuclease CAN2, producing the protein MGNVLRFLCGKGCNPTTDEDLESQGYHGVSAANVGVTALAHDLFHFEITSQVPEGLSKNVVSSKKAQANWYRKLLEAWKAAKPPPKTPEEAARLVIETLKRHQKADVEGLLAFYGLPLPHTLVQLTAGAPTSLPTGVEYEFQTFPVDSRAVVDGDGMTVYVSTTDPRESSCVPREVQVAAVQRSEARAEKNYTKADKIHKEIIESGYRILNFQNNEETLARKYRIRLRGIDAPENAMPYGKEAKEELTKIVQGKCLRVLVYGEDRYGRCIADIYCNGKFVQELMLKKGFAWHYAAYDQRPELARWEKEARDKRVGLWASSNPEKPWKWRKDNKEKGKMRR; encoded by the exons ATGGGAAACGTCTTAAGGTTCTTATGTGGAAAAGGGTGCAACCCCACAACAGATGAGGACTTGGAATCACAAGGATATCATGGTGTGTCGGCTGCCAACGTTGGTGTTACTGCTCTAGCTCATGATCTCTTTCACTTCGAGATCACCTCCCAG GTCCCGGAAGGACTCAGCAAGAATGTTGTCTCGTCTAAGAAGGCTCAAGCTAATTG GTACAGAAAACTATTAGAGGCATGGAAAGCAGCAAAACCCCCTCCAAAAACACCTGAAGAAGCTGCTAGGCTTGTCATTGAGACTCTAAAGAGACACCAAAAGGCAGATGTTGAG GGTTTATTGGCCTTCTATGGTCTTCCTCTTCCTCATACCCTAGTCCAACTTACTGCTGGGGCCCCAACATCATTGCCTACAGGAGTAGAGTATGAATTTCAGACATTTCCC GTTGATTCAAGAGCTGTAGTAGATGGAGATGGGATGACAGTGTATGTCAGTACAACAGACCCAAGGGAGTCATCTTGTGTTCCTAGAGAAGTACAAGTAGCAGCTGTTCAAAGATCAGAAGCGCGTGCTgagaaaaattatacaaaagCAGATAAAATTCACAAAGAAATTATTGAGTCCGGATATCG GATACTCAATTTTCAGAACAATGAGGAAACCCTTGCTCGAAAGTATCGAATTCGACTAAG GGGAATAGATGCACCAGAGAATGCAATGCCATATGGGAAAGAAGCAAAGGAGGAGCTGACAAAGATTGTGCAGGGAAAGTGCTTGAGAGTCCTTGTCTATGGGGAAGATCGTTATGGCCGCTGCATAGCGGACATATATTGCAATGGCAAATTTGTTCAG GAATTAATGCTCAAGAAAGGTTTTGCATGGCACTATGCAGCCTACGACCAACGCCCAGAACTTGCAAGA TGGGAAAAAGAGGCTCGAGACAAGAGAGTTGGCCTGTGGGCTTCATCAAATCCTGAGAAGCCATGGAAATGGAGAAAGGACAATAAGGAGAAAGGAAAAATGCGAAGGTAG